The genomic stretch CCAGAAATATTCACAAACTTAAGCTAAgctttatatttcttttcacagaaggttaaaatattttttcacagattgtAGGCatgattttatttactttagCTGAGGTAAACCAAACTCATCAACTGGTATAGAGTCCTGAAACATACTCTTATATAAGTATTGCTGTATagataaattgtaaatattcttaCCTTGCTCCCTTTATTTACTGGTACTCCTATTCCGGCAGCTTCAGGTTTGGTAGAAGGTGCTTCAGGTGCATTCAGGACATCATCTAAATAACCCTGATCATCATCTAGGGCTATTTCATCTCCCAAAGCATCTAACTCAGCTGCCAACTCATCTTCATCAACTTCTGCTGTATTATATGTTCTTCCTAATGCCTCTTGTACTTCATCAGCTTGATCCAGCATATCTGCTAAATCATCTTGAACTTCCTAAAATACCAGACATTGATGAGTGATATGATCCTTATGTCACAATTTAAACCTACATCAATAtcatctatatttatttttttaaattcctttTTCATAGATTTCATTCCATCCTTCATAGCTGCCACAGTTATTTGGGTATCCTTTATTGTTTGATGTGCGAAATTAGCTTGTTCCATGTTAAACGACTGACCCCTTAAATTTTCTAGTTGACCTTCATACATCTTTTTCTGTTTAAGAATTCTAAGAGCTTTCTGCTTGACAGCATTTTTTGCTGGGCCTTCTCGCATTTTGGCCATTTGATCTCTAAATTTACGTAAATCATTTTCTAAagcatttattttcttttctacagCTTCAGCTCTTTGGTCTACCTAATAATAGAGTATTCTAATTAGTCTCGCCCTAAAATAGATTTTGTTAAGAA from Diorhabda sublineata isolate icDioSubl1.1 chromosome 5, icDioSubl1.1, whole genome shotgun sequence encodes the following:
- the LOC130443830 gene encoding charged multivesicular body protein 5; amino-acid sequence: MNRLFGKGKPKEPGPSINDVIQGVDQRAEAVEKKINALENDLRKFRDQMAKMREGPAKNAVKQKALRILKQKKMYEGQLENLRGQSFNMEQANFAHQTIKDTQITVAAMKDGMKSMKKEFKKINIDDIDEVQDDLADMLDQADEVQEALGRTYNTAEVDEDELAAELDALGDEIALDDDQGYLDDVLNAPEAPSTKPEAAGIGVPVNKGSKDSIPVDEFGLPQLK